CGAGCGCCCGCGCGCGGCGCTGGAAACGCTGTCGGCGCTCGGCCTGAAGATCGCGCTCGACGACTACGGCACCGGCTTCAGCAGTCTGAGCTACCTCAAGCAACTGCCGATCGACATCATCAAGATCGACCGTTCCTTCATCAGCGACATCCGCAACGCCCGGCACGACGCCGCCATCGTCGCCTCGACGATCGCCCTCGGCCACAACCTCGGTCTCACCGTCATCGCCGAAGGCGTGGAAACCCGGGAGCAGGTCATCTACCTGCGGACGGCCGGCTGTGACGAAGTGCAGGGCTACTACTTCCAGAAACCCGCCCCGGCAGACGCCATCCGTCCGCTGCTCGCAGCGGGAAGCCAGCCGATGACCGCAGCCGGCTGACGGCGCCAGGCACGGGGCGCCGGGCAGCACCGGTGCCGGGCCCAAAACGCCGCCGACCGAGAACCGCGCGGGGAAAAGCGGGGAACGGTGATGGATCCAGGGGTGGCGCAGACCGGCCACAGGCCATCTGAACGCTGGCGAAAGCCCGTGTTTCCAAACGATTTCAGGGACCGAGAAACGCGCTGAACAGCGCGCTGGTGCCCCCGGCAGGACTCGAACCCGCGACCTTCGGTTTACAAAACCGTTGCTCTACCAACTGAGCTACAAGGGCTTCGCCATACGGTGGAAACGCTGCCCGGAGGAGCCCCGGGGCGATGCAGCGGCGCGGATTATAGCCCAGTGGGGCGCGTTCCCGGCCGCTCGCGCACAACGCGCACGCGTCCCGGGCTTTTATTTCTCCGGATACTGTATATAATTACAGTTATCGACAATCACGCAGGGCGGAGTCAGGAATGGAAGCGAAATTCACGAAGTCTCTGATGGCGCTGGGTCTGCTTGCCGGTTTGATGTTCGGGGTCGGAATTCCTGGTGGCGGCGTCGCCCTTGCAGCCGCCGGTGTTGCCACCGTATGGCTGTTTCGCAGCAATGGGGAAGAACACGCCTGAGCACGCCTGCACGCTCATTTCCTTAGCGGAATCACCGTGGTCCGCTCCACCGGAACAGCGGTGACGCTGTTTTGCGGGCTTCCCTCGATCAGTTTGTCGGAATAGGTGAGATAGACCAGCACGTTACGTCGCGGGTCGGCCATACGCACGACTTGCAGGCGTTTGAACAGGATTGACTGGCGCTCGGAAAACACCTCTTCCTGCATCGGAATGGCTTCCCGGAAACGGATCGGTCCCACCTGACGGCAGGCGATCGACGCTTCGGCAACGTCCTCGGCCAGACCCACGGCACCGGCAATACCGCCGGTCTTGGCGCGGGACACGTAGCAGGTAACCCCCTCGACGCGCGGATCGTCATAGGCTTCCACCACCACCTTGTGGTTGGGGCCGATGAGCTTCCACACCGTGGACACCTCCCCCACCATCTCGGCGCGCACTGCCAGTGGCGCAAGCAACATCGCAAGTGACAGGAGGAAGGGGTGCCGGCGTTTCATCGCCCGAACTTGCTCACCAACTGCTGCAGTTTTTCGGTCCGGCGACGCTCGGCTTCTTCCGCCTCGCGGCGGGCCTTCTGCTGCTTGGCGGCGGCCGCAAAACGTTCCTTCAGCAAGGCGGACGCATGCTGGCGCTGCTCTTCCGTCACCTCGCCGGCAACCTGTCCATCCAGGTCGTAACGCTCCGCGCTGCGCTCCACCGCCTTCAGGTACTTGGTGGACGCGGTGTGCATGCGCAGGGCCGACCTCAGCACCTTGCGCTCGAACTGCGGAAAACGCTCGAGGATGGTGGCATCGATCCGCAGCGCCAACGGCTTGCAATCGCGAAAAGTGGGCGAGGCAGCCTGCAGTTGCTGAAGCAGGGCACGCGGCTCGAGAGCGGGCTTGGCCGAAGGAGTATCGGTGGTCATCGGAGGTGCGTTACGGGTTGAGGAGAACCGCCTCACCATAGCGCAGGAAGAGACGGCTGCCCACATTCTACCCGCGGGACGATGACGGAAACCACGACCGTGGCGCCGTTGTCCATCGCCGGTAATGTTGTGGAGCCCGCCCATGGAGAACGAACAAACCCGCGCCATTCTGGCCATCTGCCTGCTCGCCGCCTTCGCCGACAACCGCAAGGATGCGCTGGAGCGCGAACACATCCGCCGGGTCGCGGCCTCGCTCTCGCGCGACGCCGAAATCGACCTGGTCTCGCTTTACCAGGATGTCCTGCTGCAGCGGGTGCAGCTGGACGATCAGACTGCGGCGCTCGACACGCCGGAGTTGCGTCACCTCGCTTACGAAATGGCGGTGGGCGTCTGTGATGCAGACGGCGTACACGACTCCGCGGAGCGCGCGTTTCTCGAACGGCTGTCGGCCGCCCTGCAACTCGCTCCGGATAAGGCCGCACACTGCATCGAGGAAGCCGATGCGCTTGCCGCCGCACCGCTCGCGACGGGGCCATCGTCGGCCAGCGGCCCGTCCATCGGTGCGGCCGTTTCGTCCCCCGCGCCCGCGGTGGACGAGGCGGAACTCGACCGCAGCATCCTGCAGGCCGCCATTCTCAATGGCGCGCTCGAGCTGCTGCCACAGTCGATGGCCTCGATGGCGATCATCCCGCTGCAGACCCGCCTCGTGTACCGCATCGGCAAAGCCTACGGTTACGAACTCGACCGCGGGCACATCAACGACTTTCTCGCCACCGCCGGCGTTGGGTTGACTTCTCAATACGTGGAGCAGCTCGGACGCAAGCTTATCGGCGGCCTCCTCGGCAAGGTCCTCGGCGGCACGGGCCGTAGCCTCGGCAGCGCCGCCACCGGCTCCGCCATGTCCTTCGCCAGCACCTACGCCATCGGCCAGGTCGCGAAGCGCTATTACGCTGGAGGCCGGCGGCTGGACACGGACGCGCTGCGCGAAGCCTTCAGCGGTCTGCTCGGCCAGGGCCGTGCGCTGCAGCAACGCTATCTGCCTGAAATCGAGCAGCGCGCCGGCGGCCTTGATCTGGGCCGGCTGATGACCGAACTGCGCGGCTGACCACACATCACGCCAAGCGCCGGCCCAGCCCGGCATCCGCCACGGGGCCGGACCTCCTGCGCGTGCCGGGCACCCGCTCCGCTATGACCATCGGCTAGCCCGCGCGCGCGCGTGGTTTTCGCCGCGGCGCGCGTGCATAATCCGGGCGACCGACCGGTTTTGTTTGCCGGCGCGCCTTTCCGGATGGCTTGATGACGCGCACTCCCCCTTCCGCCTTTCCCCCCTCCCGACCGGGAGGAGACGGCCGTAGACCTGGCACCACCGCCGAAACCGGTACCGCCCCCGAAATTGCCCGCGAAGCCCTGCGACAGCTCGCTGCCCAGCGCGTACCGCCGACGCCGGACAACTACCGCGCCTTCTACCATCAGATTGCCGGCACCGCGCCCGAAGAGGTTTTTCCCACCCGCGCCCTGAAGGCGATCGCCGGCGCGCTGCCCCGCTCCACGCCCGAGGCCGTGCGCTTGGCGCGCCAGTTCGAAGAAGCAGTCGCCGCCGGTCAGTGGCCGGCGCTCAAGCTTGCCATCGTTGCCATCTGCGAGACGCGCGGCGAGGCGCAACTCGCCTGGGGTTTGCTGATCCGCGACCTCGTCGGCCAGCTCGAACGCAACCAGCAGGGCTTCACCCGCGCGCGCAAGCTCGAATCGCTGCAGCACGTCCTCGCCAGTTCCAGCGCGGACCCCGCCCAGCTCCACATGCGTCTGCAGGGCCTGCTGCGCAGCTGGGGCCAGGCCGCGGAAGGCGAGGAAGAGGCCCTGCCGGGCGGCCAAGCGGAGCAGCCGGCGCCTGCGCCCGACACCGCGGCACCCGTCGTCGCACCGCGGGCAGCCATCGAGGTCATCGGCGAACTGCTTGCGCGCGTGCTGACGCGTGGGGTCGCGCCGGTCGTTGCGCATGAAGCGGAACTGAGCGCTGAAGTCGCGGTACTCGCGGCGGAGGCAACCAGCTTGGCCGACGAAGGCAGCGCGCTGCGCTACCGCGAACGCCTCGACAACTTCGCCGCCCGCCTCGCCTGGTACGGCGACGACCAGCACGCGGTGCGCGACGCCCTGCTGACGCTGCTGCGGCTGCTGGTAGACAACATCCGTGAGCTGGTG
Above is a window of Azoarcus olearius DNA encoding:
- a CDS encoding CreA family protein, with amino-acid sequence MKRRHPFLLSLAMLLAPLAVRAEMVGEVSTVWKLIGPNHKVVVEAYDDPRVEGVTCYVSRAKTGGIAGAVGLAEDVAEASIACRQVGPIRFREAIPMQEEVFSERQSILFKRLQVVRMADPRRNVLVYLTYSDKLIEGSPQNSVTAVPVERTTVIPLRK
- a CDS encoding ProQ/FINO family protein, which produces MTTDTPSAKPALEPRALLQQLQAASPTFRDCKPLALRIDATILERFPQFERKVLRSALRMHTASTKYLKAVERSAERYDLDGQVAGEVTEEQRQHASALLKERFAAAAKQQKARREAEEAERRRTEKLQQLVSKFGR
- a CDS encoding YcjF family protein — encoded protein: MENEQTRAILAICLLAAFADNRKDALEREHIRRVAASLSRDAEIDLVSLYQDVLLQRVQLDDQTAALDTPELRHLAYEMAVGVCDADGVHDSAERAFLERLSAALQLAPDKAAHCIEEADALAAAPLATGPSSASGPSIGAAVSSPAPAVDEAELDRSILQAAILNGALELLPQSMASMAIIPLQTRLVYRIGKAYGYELDRGHINDFLATAGVGLTSQYVEQLGRKLIGGLLGKVLGGTGRSLGSAATGSAMSFASTYAIGQVAKRYYAGGRRLDTDALREAFSGLLGQGRALQQRYLPEIEQRAGGLDLGRLMTELRG